A window of Yoonia sp. SS1-5 genomic DNA:
TGGCGCAGACAGCGCATACCGCGCTGGACAAGGTCGGGCTTGGGCCTGACGACGTGTCATGGGTTGTTCCACATCAGGCCAATATCCGGATTATCCAATCAACCGCCAAAAAGCTGGGGGTTGAAATGGACCGGGTGGTGGTGACGGTGCAAAATCATGGCAATACGTCGGCGGCCTCTATTCCGCTGGCGCTTTCTGTTGGCGTTGCGCGCGGTCAGATCAAGACAGGCGACCTGATCGTCACCGAGGCAATCGGTGGCGGTCTGGCCTGGGGCGCGGTGGTTGTTCGCTGGTAGGCAGAAACGCTCTGTTAACCATGTTTGCCAAGCCCTTGTTATTGACTCTGAAAATGCCCCGCGCTTATGGTCGCTAGAGTATTGAAGGGGGTATTATGACCGACAAAACATTAACTCGAGTGGATTTGGCAGACGCGGTCCATAATGAGGTCGGCCTCTCGCGTAACGATAGTGCCGATTTGGTCGAAAGCGTTTTATCCCATGTGTCAGACGCATTGGTCCGTGGCGAGACGGTCAAAATTTCCTCTTTCGGAACATTCTCGG
This region includes:
- the ihfA gene encoding integration host factor subunit alpha — translated: MTDKTLTRVDLADAVHNEVGLSRNDSADLVESVLSHVSDALVRGETVKISSFGTFSVREKAARVGRNPKTGEEVPIHPRRVLTFRPSHLMKDRVAAGNKS